The following proteins are co-located in the Solanum pennellii chromosome 8, SPENNV200 genome:
- the LOC107026983 gene encoding protein TRI1-like — protein MASSTRIFGNCCRALMAAAKTSAATETTATATATVTKARGRPTGILKPQPVSPALGSFLGTKESSRADAVKKVWEYIKTHNLQNPTNKREIHCDDKLKTIFDGKDKVGFLEIARLLTQHFHKAA, from the exons ATGGCGTCATCGACTCGGATTTTCGGTAACTGCTGTCGAGCTTTAATGGCTGCTGCTAAAACTTCCGCAGCAACTGAAACCACAGCGACAGCAACAGCCACTGTGACCAAAGCCAGAGGTCGTCCTACTGGAATACTGAAGCCTCAACCAGTTTCCCCTGCACTAGGAAGCTTCTTAGGTACTAAAGAATCCTCCCGTGCTGATGCGGTCAAGAAAGTTTGGGAATACATTAAAACCCATAATCTTCAG AATCCCACAAACAAGAGAGAGATACATTGTGACGACAAGTTGAAAACTATATTTGATGGCAAGGACAAGGTTGGTTTTCTTGAGATTGCGAGGCTATTAACCCAGCATTTTCATAAGGCTGCTTAA